The Pseudomonas triclosanedens genome has a window encoding:
- a CDS encoding DUF4870 domain-containing protein — protein sequence MSDEVPVQRGQPSQEARQWAMFCHLAAFLGFFLPIGNLIGPLIIWQLKRETDAFVDQQGKEALNFQITVTIALTISCLLMLLLVGFVLAGLVVVAALILTIIAGVKASEGVDYRYPFTWRPLR from the coding sequence ATGAGCGACGAGGTTCCGGTTCAGCGGGGTCAACCCAGCCAGGAAGCCCGGCAATGGGCGATGTTCTGCCACCTCGCCGCTTTCCTGGGCTTCTTCCTTCCCATCGGCAACCTGATCGGGCCGCTGATCATCTGGCAGCTCAAGCGGGAAACCGATGCCTTCGTGGATCAGCAGGGCAAGGAAGCGCTGAACTTCCAGATCACCGTGACCATCGCGCTGACGATCAGTTGTCTGCTGATGTTGCTGCTGGTCGGGTTCGTGCTGGCAGGGCTGGTCGTGGTCGCCGCGCTGATCCTGACGATCATCGCCGGGGTCAAGGCGAGCGAGGGGGTGGACTACCGCTACCCGTTCACCTGGCGCCCGCTCAGGTAA